A stretch of Clostridiaceae bacterium DNA encodes these proteins:
- a CDS encoding response regulator encodes MLKVIIIDDEKIILKGMMKIINWESLGYTIIGAYTNVSLAINKALENPPDVIITDIVMPGKDGLELIRILKEKLPSIKFIVLSAYDLFEYARKALKYGAYRYMLKPIDKNELIEILNEIRYLEKRNEQDLPHNQIMDDLISDTNTINEVIKYITTNYRKKELKLNSIAEKYYINYSYLSFMFKKVTGVNFNEYLLNIRMEEAKKLLVNTNLSIKEIARYVGYSGKNFFPAFKKQFGISPNALRKELKQEKEKIG; translated from the coding sequence ATGCTTAAAGTTATTATTATTGACGATGAAAAAATAATTTTAAAAGGTATGATGAAAATTATTAATTGGGAGTCACTTGGTTATACCATTATTGGTGCATATACCAATGTCTCACTTGCAATTAATAAAGCATTAGAAAATCCTCCCGATGTTATAATAACAGATATTGTTATGCCTGGTAAAGATGGTCTTGAACTTATCCGTATCCTTAAAGAAAAGCTTCCCTCAATAAAATTTATTGTTCTTAGTGCTTATGACCTCTTTGAATATGCACGTAAAGCATTAAAATATGGTGCTTATAGGTATATGCTCAAACCAATTGATAAAAATGAATTAATAGAAATATTAAATGAGATAAGATATTTGGAAAAAAGAAATGAACAAGATTTGCCTCATAATCAAATCATGGATGATCTAATTAGTGACACTAATACTATTAATGAAGTTATAAAATATATAACTACAAATTATAGGAAAAAGGAATTGAAGCTAAATAGTATTGCTGAAAAGTACTATATTAATTACTCATATTTAAGTTTTATGTTTAAAAAAGTAACTGGAGTCAACTTTAACGAGTATCTCTTAAATATTCGAATGGAAGAGGCTAAAAAACTTCTAGTTAATACTAATTTATCTATTAAGGAAATTGCCAGATATGTAGGTTATAGTGGAAAAAACTTTTTTCCTGCATTTAAAAAACAATTTGGAATTTCACCAAATGCTCTTAGAAAAGAATTAAAGCAAGAAAAGGAAAAAATTGGTTAG